TCTGGAGATTCAAACTGGCGAAATTGTTATTCTCACCGGGCCTTCGGGATCTGGGAAGACAACCCTTCTAACCTTATTGGGGGGCTTAAGAGCAGCCCAAAGCGGCAGCCTCAAGATTCTGGACCAGGAAATGCTGGGAGCCTCGAAACAGCAATTGAGCCAGCTTCGCTGCCATATCGGCTATATCTTTCAGGCCCACAATCTGATGAGCTTTCTCACCGCCAAGCAAAATGTGCGCATGTCCCTGGAGTTACATGACCATTTTTTGGAGCAAGACTTGGATGCGATCGCATCCAACATACTCAGCGCAGTCGGCGTAGAAGACCGCACCAACTACTACCCCGACGAACTCTCCGGGGGACAGCGTCAGCGAGTCGCCATTGCTCGGGCTTTAGCTAGCCATCCCAAAATTATCCTGGCGGATGAACCCACTGCCGCGCTGGATAAAAAATCAGGACGAGACGTGGTAGAGATTATGCAACAACTCGCCCGAGAACAGGACTGCACCATTCTCCTCGTCACCCACGACAACCGAATTTTAGACATTGCCGATCGGATTATCTACATGGAAGATGGACGTTTAGCTCCCCTGCCACCGATGGAGGAAGGTGTCTCTGACCTACCTCCCAGCATCGCAGCTTAGATTATGGCAGTAAGTTTTTTGGGTAGTCTTCTATTATGTAGGAGCACATTGTAAACATCCAAATTACTCCGAGATGATTGTCAAACTTTTTGAAAAGCGGCAAGGCCATTATTTCTCTTTTGCATTTGATGGTAATAGTGCTGTGCTTCCGCTAATAAGGAGAATTTTCAAGCAGCTTTTCGAGCTTACCAAGCTGTTCTTGTAGTGTATCGGCCATCCATGCTTCTGGTGCTTCTTCTATTGCTTGCTTCTGTTGCAACTTAGCACGGGTCGTCTCTCCGGTACCTAAAAATGCCTCGACCAAAGTTGCTCGTAGCCAGAAGAGCTGCTCACGATCAATTTCACCTTCGTCGTTTTTGACACCGGCATCTAGCTGCACTTCACACAATTTGATGATTTGATGGCGCACTCGCTGGGCCCAAACAAAATCTGCAATGGCGTTCGGTATGTCAATAGACTGACTGGCACGAACATTGAGCATAAAGGAGTAATTGATTCCATTATAATGGTCATCCCTCAAATAGAAACCTTTGCCGTAGAAGTAGATTGACTTGTCAAGGTCCTCGGATTTGCCTTCCAATTCCCACAGCCGTTTGTGGATGGCGCCACAAATGCCGAGAGTCTCGGGATCTTTGGTCGTCTGGGGATGGAGCACCTCACAAATACTCTGCGCTTCCTCCAAAGCACTCTTAAGATCTGGCTTCTTGCTTTTGTAGGTGGCAAGAGCAAGCTGTTGTAAGATAAAAGGCTCCCCTGGCAGTTTTGTCTTGAGTTGATCCAATGCCAGCTTCGCTCCCGCCCAGTTGGAAGTGCCCCGAGCTTGGTAGAACATATCCATGAGTAGGCTTACAGTTTTATCTTCAACAGGCGTAGTCTGTGCTACCGAGATAGCCGGAGAGATTGCGGCTTCAACAATGGTCGGCCCTCGAAGCGAAGGAAGAAATGTATAGACCGGACTGTCTGACTCTTTCTTTTCTATAAGCACCTGGATAGCTTTCTTCAGCTCTTTTCGGGTAGTTTCGGCATCCTCAGCATCGATCCCAGCACCGAGGT
The Acaryochloris marina S15 genome window above contains:
- a CDS encoding TRAFs-binding domain-containing protein — protein: MMSETTAKIVKKTCFVVMGFGVKTDFQQQKTYDLDKSYRIIIKRAVEEAGLECIRADDVIHAGIIDKPMYELLLGADVVVADLSTSNANAIYELGVRHALRPHTTIVIAEKNFKFPFDIGHLLVRPYNHLGAGIDAEDAETTRKELKKAIQVLIEKKESDSPVYTFLPSLRGPTIVEAAISPAISVAQTTPVEDKTVSLLMDMFYQARGTSNWAGAKLALDQLKTKLPGEPFILQQLALATYKSKKPDLKSALEEAQSICEVLHPQTTKDPETLGICGAIHKRLWELEGKSEDLDKSIYFYGKGFYLRDDHYNGINYSFMLNVRASQSIDIPNAIADFVWAQRVRHQIIKLCEVQLDAGVKNDEGEIDREQLFWLRATLVEAFLGTGETTRAKLQQKQAIEEAPEAWMADTLQEQLGKLEKLLENSPY
- a CDS encoding ATP-binding cassette domain-containing protein codes for the protein MSNVIIAHQLNHSFGEGQLQKQVLFDINLEIQTGEIVILTGPSGSGKTTLLTLLGGLRAAQSGSLKILDQEMLGASKQQLSQLRCHIGYIFQAHNLMSFLTAKQNVRMSLELHDHFLEQDLDAIASNILSAVGVEDRTNYYPDELSGGQRQRVAIARALASHPKIILADEPTAALDKKSGRDVVEIMQQLAREQDCTILLVTHDNRILDIADRIIYMEDGRLAPLPPMEEGVSDLPPSIAA